CCAGCGCCGCCTTGTCCTGGGCGACGGCGGCGATGGCCACCTCGACCGCTTCCTCACCCACCTTCTGCGCCATCTTCAGCCGGCCCTTGCCCAGCAGCTTGGCGACATAGGAGGATGACGGGTCGGCGCCCTTGCGCGACCGGATGGTGGTCACCAGCCGTTCCAGAACCTCCCAATCGGTCTGGCCGGCGGCGTTGAAACCGGTGCTGCTGGCCGGGGTCTGGACGGTTTTCGTGGTGTCAGCGGCCATAAAGCGTCTCCGGGTCGATCTCTGGGGTCATGATGGTGGTGATGGCGCCGGTCTCCGGGTTCACCTCGTCATAGAAACAACTGCGTCGGCCGGTGTGGCAGGCCACACCCTGCTGGTCGACCAGCAACAGCACAGTATCGCCATCGCAATCGATGCGAAACGCCTTCAATTGCTGCATCTGGCCGGAACTTTCGCCCTTGCGCCAGATCCGGTTGCGTGAGCGGGACCAATAGACGCCGCGCCGGGTCTCCAATGTCTCGATCACCGCTTCGGCATTCATCCAGGCCATCATCAGGATCTGGCCACTGGCTTCATCCTGCGCGATCGCCGGCACCAGACCATCGGCGTTGAAGGCGATCCGGGCGAGCACCGCATCATACCGGCCGATGCCACCGGCGGCACCGGTGCGGGGGTCCATCATGTCTGTCTCATGGCTGGCGCACATCGGCATTATACCTCGAATAAAGCGGACAAGGCGGCGGGGCGCGTCACTGGCCGGGCATCCGCACCGGGATGCCGGCGGCGGCCATATGGGCCTTGGCCTCGGCGATGCTGTGCTGGCCGAAATGGAAGATCGAGGCCGCCAGCACCGCCGAGGCATGACCAAGCCGGACGCCGTCGACCAGATGGTCGAGCGTGCCGACGCCGCCGCTGGCGATCACCGGCACCGTCACCGCATCGGCCATGGCCCGGGTCAGCGGCAGGTCGAAGCCGGCGCGGGTGCCGTCGCGGTCCATAGAGGTGACAAGCAATTCACCGGCGCCAAGTTCCGCCATCCGCATCGCCCAGTCGACCGCATCGATGCCGGTGGGCTTGCGGCCGCCATGGGTGAAGACCTCGAACCGGCCGCTCTCGCCCAGTTTGGCGTCGATCGCGACCACGATGCACTGGCTGCCGAACTTGCCGGCGGCCTCCGCCACCAGTTCCGGCCGGCTGACCGCGGCGGAGTTGATCGACACTTTGTCGGCCCCCGCCAGCAGCAGCGCGCGGATGTCCTCCACCGCCCGGACGCCACCACCCACGGTCAGCGGCATGAAGCAGTGCTCGGCGGTGCGTGCCACCACATCCAGGATCGTGCCGCGATTTTCATGCGAGGCGGTGATGTCGAGGAAGGTCAACTCATCCGCGCCGGCGGCATCATAAGCCCGCGCCTGCTCCACCGGATCGCCGGCATCGCGCAGCCCGATGAAATTGACGCCCTTGACCACGCGGCCGTCCTTGACGTCCAGGCAGGGGATGATGCGGGTCTTCAACATGTCCGGGGCGTCCGCTGGCTGGAAGATGATGCGTGGGTGCGGTGATGCGGAGGTGCGGTGATGCGGAGGTGGGGGGGGGTGGATCAGGCGCCGGCCGCGACCGCCAGCGCCTCGGCCGGATCGAGCCGGCCGTCATAGAGCGCGCGGCCGGTGACGACGCCGGCGACACCGCGTGCCTCCACCGCCTTCAGCGCCCGGATATCGTCGATGGCGGCAACGCCGCCGCTGGCGATGACCGGCGTGGTCAGGCGGTCGGCCAGACGGGCGGTCTGTTCGGCATCATGGCCTTCCAGGGTGCCGTCGCGGCCGATATCGGTATAGATGATCGCGGCGGCGCCGGCATCTTCGAAGGCCAACGCCAGATCGGCGGCGCTCATGGTCGAGGTCTCCGCCCAGCCTTCCACCGCCACCATGCCGTCGCGGGCATCGATGCCCACCGCCACCTTGCCCGGAAACAGCCGGCAGGCTTCGCGCACCAGCGCCGGATCGCGCACCGCGATCGTGCCCAGAATCACCCGCGACAGGCCACGGCCCAGCCAGCTTTCAACCGTCGCCAGATCGCGGATGCCGCCGCCGAGCTGCACCGGCATATCCACCGCCTTGATGATCGCGTCGACCGCCGCACCATTGACCGGCCGGCCGGCGAAGGCGCCGTTCAGGTCCACCACATGCAGCCAGGTGAAGCCCTGGGCCTGGAAGCGCGCGGCCTGGGCCGCCGGGTCGTCGGCGAACACCGTGGCGCGGTCCATGTCGCCCTGCACCAGACGCACGCAGGCGCCGTCCTTCAAATCGATGGCGGGATAGATGATCACGGGGCAGCGGTCCTCGACTGGTATGACGCGGTGTCGGTGTGTCGGTGGTCGGTGTCGGCGATAGGGCGGTGCGGGGGCGGGAGACGGGCGCTCAGGGCATCCAGCGCAGGAAGCCGCCGATCAGCGCCTGGCCGACATGCTGGCTCTTCTCAGGGTGGAACTGGGTGCCGATGATGTTGTCGCGGCCGATGATCGCTGTCACCGGGCCGCCATAATCGGCCGTCGCCAGCAGATCGCGCGGCTCATCGACCTGCATGGCATAGGAATGGACGAAATAGACATGGGCGCCCGGATTGATGCCCGCCAGCACAGGATGGCAGCCGGGGGTGAAGTCCAACCCGTTCCAGCCCATATGCGGGATCTTCAGCGCCGGGTCCGATGGGGTCAGCGCCTCGACCCGGCCGCCGATCCAGTCCAGCCCCTCGGTGACGCGATGCTCGAAGCCGTTGGTGGCAAGCAACTGCATGCCGACACAGATGCCGAAGAACGGCGTGCCCTTGCGGCGCACCGCCACCTCCAGCGCCTCGGCCAACCCGTCGATCTGGTCCAGCCCGGCGCGGCAATCGGCGAAGGCGCCCTGCCCCGGCAGCACCAGCCGGTCGGCGCGCATGATCTGGTCGGGATCGGAGCTGACCACGACAGTGGCGGCGACGCCCGCCTCGCGCGCGCCATGGTCGAAGGCCTTGGCGGCGGAGCGCAGATTGCCTGAGCCGTAATCGATGACGACGATGTTCATGGGTGCCTTCACGTGCGGATCAGGAAGCAGGGCGGGGGCCGGTTTCAGATGGCGGGCTCAAGAAGCGTTGAGACCGCCAAGATGGCTGCCGGCATGGCCGAAGCCGTGCATCGGTCGCTGAGCGGGGGCCGCCGGCTGATACAGCATCGCCGCCCGGTACAAGGCCTCGTCGCCATCGGCCGCCGCGATCGGGCTGATCTCGCGCCAGCCAAGCCTTGCATAGCGGCGGCGGCGCAGATCGTTGGCGACCACGCCATAGACCGCGCTGACCGCGAGATTGGCGATGGTGATCGCGACCTCGCCGGCGCCGGCGAGGCCCAGCGCCGCCGAGACCACCACGCCGGCCACCACCAGCACCACGGCGGCCAGCCATTGCCGGTGCCAAAGCGCGAACAGCACCCCCAGCACGAACCCCGCCCACGAAAACCCCTCGGCCACGACCCGGGCGCGGTCGACGGGGCTGATCAGCGGGGGCACGTGAACCGAATAGATGCGCATGGGCTCCGGAACCGGATGGTGATGATGGCAGAAGGTTGTGGCGGGGGCTATGGCGGTCGGGCGATCAGAGCGATCCGCCCAGAACGCCCTTGGTCGATGGCACGGCGCCGGCGGCGCGCGGATCGATCTCGATCGCCTGCCGCAACGCCCGGGCCAGGCCCTTATAGCACGACTCGACGATGTGGTGATTGTTCTCGCCGTAGAGGTTTTCAACGTGCAGCGTGACGCCGGCGGCCTGGGCGAAGGCCTGGAACCATTCCTTGAACAGCTCGGTGTCCATCTCCCCCAGCTTGTCGCGGGTGAAATTCACCTTCCAGATCAGATAGGGCCGGTTGGACAGGTCGAGCGATACCCGGGTCAGGGTCTCGTCCATCGGGATATAAGCATGGGCATAGCGGGTGATGCCGCGCCGGTCGCCCAGCGCCTTGGCCACCGCCTCGCCGATCGCGATGCCGCTATCCTCGGTGGTGTGGTGGAAATCGATATGCAGGTCGCCTTCGGCACGCACGGTCAGATCGATCAGGCTGTGACGCGAGAGCTGGTCCAGCATGTGATCGAGGAATCCGATGCCGGTCTTCACGTCATAACGGCCTTGGCCGTCGAGGTCGACGGTCACTGAAATCTGCGTCTCGCGTGTGTTGCGCGTGACCGTGGCGGTGCGCTGGCTCATCTCGTCTCCGCTGGCGGGTTCTGCCGGGCCTTGGGTGGTGGATCAGGATCTGGGGTAGATGTATGAAATTCCGGGGGAAAACCCAAAGAAAATCGGCCGGCCGGTCGGGTGCGGCCCCGGCCGTGGATCGGGCGCCGGCCAAATCGCGATGACATCGGCGCCGGCCATGGGCGATCATGCCGGCGGAAACCATGATCGGTCAGGCCGCCGGCCGCCGGGCGAAGGGGCCTTGTACATGAACGATCCGCTGAAGAAGCTGTGCTGGGACGATCTGCGGGTGGTGAAGGCGATCGGCGAACAGGGCAGCCTGTCGGCGGCGGCGGCGCAGATCGGGGTGAATGCCTCGACCGTGTTCAGGCGGCTGGGCGAAATCGAGAAACTGCTTGAGCTGTCGCTGTTCGAGCGTCGCCGCCAGGGCTATGTCGCAACCCCGGTCGGCGCCGAGGTGGTGGCCCTGGCCCAGCGGCTGGAAATCGACATCGTCGCCGTCACCCGCAGGCTCGCGGGGCTGGATCAGGAACTGGCCGGCGAATTGCGCATCGCCACCAGCGACTCCCTCGCCACCTTCCTGCTGATGCCGGTGATCGCCGGCTTCACCCGCCTGCATCCGGCGGTGCGGATCGAGATGGTGATCGGCAATGACGCGCTGAACCTGGCGCGTGGTGAAACCGACATCGCGGTGCGCGCCACCGACACCCCCCCTGAGACCATGGTCGGCCGGCGCATCGCCGACATCGGCTGGGCACCCTATGGCCGGCGGAGCGATTTCGCCGATGGCCGCCCTGATCCCGCCCGCCCTGATCCCGCCCGCCCTGGCCCCGACCGCCCTGGCCCCGCCCGCCCTGGCCCCGACCGTCTGGCCGATCAAATGTGGGCATCCTTCTGCGACGAACTGGCCGGACTGAAGGTCACTCGGCTCATCGACACGACCGTGCCGCCCGAGCGGATCGTGTTCCGGACCAATTCGGTGCAGGGCATGGCGGCGGCGATTTCGGCCGGGGTGGCGATCGGCTATCTGCCCTGCATGGCCGGCGACATGATCGCCGATCTGGTCCGCATCGGCCCGGCCGATCCGGCGCTGGCCGATGCGCTGTGGCTGTTGACCCATCCGGACCTGCGCAAATCCGGCCGGGTGCACACCTTCCTGGATTACTGCGCCACCATGCTGGCCAGGCGGCGGTCGTTCATCGAGGGCCGCAGCAGCCCATGATCCGCGCGGCATCGGCATCGATGCGGGCAGGGTCGACGGCGGCGATCCCGAACAGCAGCCCGGGGCGCGGCGGCCCCAGAAAGAAGCCCGACATCGGCTGCATGCCGAAGCCCTGTGCCGCCAGCCGGCCGGCGATGGCGATATCCGGGCAGGCGGGATCGCGAAACCAGGTGGCAAGTTGCAGGCCGTCATTCCCATCGCCAAGATCGAGCACCGGCCCGCAATGGCGGCGCAGGGCGTCGGCCGTTGCCCGCATGCGCGCGCCATAAACCGGCGTCATGCGGCGCAGATGGGCGCGCAGCCGGCCATCGCGCATGAACCGGGCAAGGCCCGCCTGGATATGGCCCGACACCGCCGCCCCCCGCCGCCGGAAGGCGGTGGAGACCGGGCCCCACAGGCGTTGCGGCACGATCATGTAGGCGACCCGTAATCCGGGGGCGAGGGTCTTCGAGAAGGTGCCCAGATAAACCACGACATCCGACCGGTCGATGCCCTGAAGAGCGGCGATGGGATGGGCGCCATAATGGAACTCGCTGTCGTAATCATCCTCGATCACGATCGCGCCGGCCGAACGTGCCACCTCCAGCAGTGCCAGCCTGCGTGGCAGCGTCATCGTCACCCCGGTCGGGTATTGATGCGAGGGCGTGGTGTAGATGATCCGCGGGGCCGGCTGGCCGACGGCGATGGCGGCGGCGACATCGATCCCGGCGGCATCGCAGGGCACCGGCGCCAGCCGCGCGCCGGCGGCGGCGAACACCGCCCGGGCGGCGGGATAGCCCGGCTCTTCCAGCCAGACGACATCCTCGCGGCCGGCACCCCGGCCGGTCAGCAGAACCGTGGCCAGAAGATCGATCGCGGCGCGGGTCGAGGGCAGGATCAGAACCTGATCGGCGGTCGCCGACACACCGCGTGTCACACTGACATGGTCGATGATCGCCTGCCGTAGCGCCGCGAGGCCGGTGGTTTCGGCATAGCCCAGATCGCTGGTGCGGAACGACCGCGCGCCGGCCTTCAGGCAGGCGGCCCAGTCGGCATGCGGGAAACTGGCCAGATCCGGCATGCCGGGGGCATAGAGCCGGGGCGGTGCCTCGCTGCCGGCGCCAACGGCCACCGGCACCGGCGCCCGGCGTGGCGCTGGTGCCGGTGCGATTGCCGCGACCACGGTCGCCGATCCGGGCCGGCCATCCAGATAGCCTTCGGCCTTCAGCCGGTCATAGGCATGAACCACGGTCGATCGCGCCACCCCCAGCGCCATGGCCATGGCGCGGGTCGACGGCAGGCGCTGCGCCGCCGCCATCTGGCCCGACAGGATGCGGTCGCGCAGGCCACGATAGATCTGGCCTTCCAGATCCCCGGCCGCGCGGTCGGGCATCAGCCATGTCGGGGCCGGGTGCATGATGTCCCTGTCAAACCGGTCTGGTCATAATCCTGAAACTGGACGTTTACATCAGACCTGTCGGGCGCGCAAATGACAAGCACCAGCCATCGTGCCGCAGACCCGCAGGACATACGCCCATGACCATCACACCATCTTCCGATCTCACCGCCTGGGCCGGCGCGCCGCCGCCGCCGCGCGCGGCCCTGGATGGCCGCTATACCCGGCTGGAGCCGTTCGATGCCACGGCCCATGCCCGCGCGCTGTTCCAGGCATCGGCGGCACCCGGCGCCGACGACCGTTTCCGCTGGCTGTTCGAGACGCCGCCGGACGATGAAGCCGCGTTCGGCGCCTGGTTCGACAAGGCGGCGGCCGGTCGTGATCCGCTGTTCTTCGCGGTGATCGACAAGGCGACCGGCCGCGCCGAGGGCCGCCAGGCCCTGATGCGCATCGACACCACCCATGGGGTGATCGAGATCGGCAGCATCCTTTGGGGGCCGGCGATCGCCCGCACCCGGGTGGCGACCGAGGCGCTGTTCCTGTTCGCCGATCTGGCCTTCGCCAGCGGCTATCGCCGGTTCGAATGGAAATGCAACGCGGAGAATGCCCCCTCGCGCCGCGCGGCGGAACGCTTCGGCTTCAGCTTCGAGGGCATCTTCCGCCAGCACATGGTGGTGAAGGGCCAGAACCGCGACACGGCATGGTTCTCGATCACCGATGGCGAATGGCCGCGGCTGAAGGCCGGCTATCAGGCATGGCTGCGGCCGGAGAACTTCGACGAGACCGGCCGCCAGCATCAGCGGCTGCGCTTCTGATGACCGGCCTTGCTTCCGCCGGCAGCCACCATCGCGGCGATCTGGCCGCCCGCGCCTCGCTGCTGCTGGTGGCAGTGATCTGGGGGCTGAACTGGCCGGCGGGCCGGGCGGCGCTTCAGGATCTGTCGCCCTGGGCGCTGCGGGTGGTGTCGTTCGGCTGTGCGACCGTCATTCTGATGGCGGTGGCCCGCGCGGGCGGGATCAGCCTTCATATCGAGAAGGGCCGGCCACGATATCACCTGATGGTGGCGGGGCTGCTCAGCACCGGCGGCTTCGGCATCCTGGCGGCCTTCGCGCAGCTTGGCACCTCGACCAGCCGCACGGCGATCTGTGCCTATACCATGCCGATCTGGGCGACACTGTTTGCCCGCCTCGTGCTGGGGGAACGGCTGGACCGGTGGCGGGGTGCCGCCCTGCTTCTGGGCATGGCGGGGCTTGGCGTGCTGCTGTGGCCGCTGTGGGATCAGGGGATGCCGGCGGGCGTGCTGTTCGCGCTGGGCTCGGCGGTGAGCTGGGCGGCGGGCACGGTGTGGCTGAAACGCGCCCGCATCCATGGCCATCCGCTGGCGATCACCGCCTGGCAGCTTGCCGCCGGCACCGTGGCGGTGACCATCGGTTTCCTGATCGACGGCGCCCGCATCGGCCAGGGCCTGCACCTGATCCCGGCGATCGGGCTGGCCTATAACACCCTGATCGGCAGCGCGCTGGCCTATCTGCTGTGGTTCCAGACCGTGGCACGGCTGCCGGCCGCCACAGCCGGCCTCGGCACGCTGCTGGTGCCGGTGGTGGGGGTGCTGGCCTCGGTGCTTCTGCTGGGCGAACGGCCGACCGCGGCCGATCTCGCAGGCTTCGCTCTCATCTTCAT
Above is a window of Tistrella bauzanensis DNA encoding:
- a CDS encoding phosphoribosyl-ATP diphosphatase, giving the protein MAADTTKTVQTPASSTGFNAAGQTDWEVLERLVTTIRSRKGADPSSSYVAKLLGKGRLKMAQKVGEEAVEVAIAAVAQDKAALVDESADLLFHLMVLWADAGLDPADVMATLARREGRSGIEEKKNRKG
- the hisI gene encoding phosphoribosyl-AMP cyclohydrolase, with translation MDPRTGAAGGIGRYDAVLARIAFNADGLVPAIAQDEASGQILMMAWMNAEAVIETLETRRGVYWSRSRNRIWRKGESSGQMQQLKAFRIDCDGDTVLLLVDQQGVACHTGRRSCFYDEVNPETGAITTIMTPEIDPETLYGR
- the hisF gene encoding imidazole glycerol phosphate synthase subunit HisF; translated protein: MLKTRIIPCLDVKDGRVVKGVNFIGLRDAGDPVEQARAYDAAGADELTFLDITASHENRGTILDVVARTAEHCFMPLTVGGGVRAVEDIRALLLAGADKVSINSAAVSRPELVAEAAGKFGSQCIVVAIDAKLGESGRFEVFTHGGRKPTGIDAVDWAMRMAELGAGELLVTSMDRDGTRAGFDLPLTRAMADAVTVPVIASGGVGTLDHLVDGVRLGHASAVLAASIFHFGQHSIAEAKAHMAAAGIPVRMPGQ
- the hisA gene encoding 1-(5-phosphoribosyl)-5-[(5-phosphoribosylamino)methylideneamino]imidazole-4-carboxamide isomerase produces the protein MIIYPAIDLKDGACVRLVQGDMDRATVFADDPAAQAARFQAQGFTWLHVVDLNGAFAGRPVNGAAVDAIIKAVDMPVQLGGGIRDLATVESWLGRGLSRVILGTIAVRDPALVREACRLFPGKVAVGIDARDGMVAVEGWAETSTMSAADLALAFEDAGAAAIIYTDIGRDGTLEGHDAEQTARLADRLTTPVIASGGVAAIDDIRALKAVEARGVAGVVTGRALYDGRLDPAEALAVAAGA
- the hisH gene encoding imidazole glycerol phosphate synthase subunit HisH, which codes for MNIVVIDYGSGNLRSAAKAFDHGAREAGVAATVVVSSDPDQIMRADRLVLPGQGAFADCRAGLDQIDGLAEALEVAVRRKGTPFFGICVGMQLLATNGFEHRVTEGLDWIGGRVEALTPSDPALKIPHMGWNGLDFTPGCHPVLAGINPGAHVYFVHSYAMQVDEPRDLLATADYGGPVTAIIGRDNIIGTQFHPEKSQHVGQALIGGFLRWMP
- a CDS encoding DUF2628 domain-containing protein translates to MRIYSVHVPPLISPVDRARVVAEGFSWAGFVLGVLFALWHRQWLAAVVLVVAGVVVSAALGLAGAGEVAITIANLAVSAVYGVVANDLRRRRYARLGWREISPIAAADGDEALYRAAMLYQPAAPAQRPMHGFGHAGSHLGGLNAS
- the hisB gene encoding imidazoleglycerol-phosphate dehydratase HisB, with amino-acid sequence MSQRTATVTRNTRETQISVTVDLDGQGRYDVKTGIGFLDHMLDQLSRHSLIDLTVRAEGDLHIDFHHTTEDSGIAIGEAVAKALGDRRGITRYAHAYIPMDETLTRVSLDLSNRPYLIWKVNFTRDKLGEMDTELFKEWFQAFAQAAGVTLHVENLYGENNHHIVESCYKGLARALRQAIEIDPRAAGAVPSTKGVLGGSL
- a CDS encoding LysR family transcriptional regulator, yielding MNDPLKKLCWDDLRVVKAIGEQGSLSAAAAQIGVNASTVFRRLGEIEKLLELSLFERRRQGYVATPVGAEVVALAQRLEIDIVAVTRRLAGLDQELAGELRIATSDSLATFLLMPVIAGFTRLHPAVRIEMVIGNDALNLARGETDIAVRATDTPPETMVGRRIADIGWAPYGRRSDFADGRPDPARPDPARPGPDRPGPARPGPDRLADQMWASFCDELAGLKVTRLIDTTVPPERIVFRTNSVQGMAAAISAGVAIGYLPCMAGDMIADLVRIGPADPALADALWLLTHPDLRKSGRVHTFLDYCATMLARRRSFIEGRSSP
- the pdxR gene encoding MocR-like pyridoxine biosynthesis transcription factor PdxR; translated protein: MPDRAAGDLEGQIYRGLRDRILSGQMAAAQRLPSTRAMAMALGVARSTVVHAYDRLKAEGYLDGRPGSATVVAAIAPAPAPRRAPVPVAVGAGSEAPPRLYAPGMPDLASFPHADWAACLKAGARSFRTSDLGYAETTGLAALRQAIIDHVSVTRGVSATADQVLILPSTRAAIDLLATVLLTGRGAGREDVVWLEEPGYPAARAVFAAAGARLAPVPCDAAGIDVAAAIAVGQPAPRIIYTTPSHQYPTGVTMTLPRRLALLEVARSAGAIVIEDDYDSEFHYGAHPIAALQGIDRSDVVVYLGTFSKTLAPGLRVAYMIVPQRLWGPVSTAFRRRGAAVSGHIQAGLARFMRDGRLRAHLRRMTPVYGARMRATADALRRHCGPVLDLGDGNDGLQLATWFRDPACPDIAIAGRLAAQGFGMQPMSGFFLGPPRPGLLFGIAAVDPARIDADAARIMGCCGPR
- a CDS encoding GNAT family N-acetyltransferase, which gives rise to MTITPSSDLTAWAGAPPPPRAALDGRYTRLEPFDATAHARALFQASAAPGADDRFRWLFETPPDDEAAFGAWFDKAAAGRDPLFFAVIDKATGRAEGRQALMRIDTTHGVIEIGSILWGPAIARTRVATEALFLFADLAFASGYRRFEWKCNAENAPSRRAAERFGFSFEGIFRQHMVVKGQNRDTAWFSITDGEWPRLKAGYQAWLRPENFDETGRQHQRLRF
- a CDS encoding DMT family transporter → MTGLASAGSHHRGDLAARASLLLVAVIWGLNWPAGRAALQDLSPWALRVVSFGCATVILMAVARAGGISLHIEKGRPRYHLMVAGLLSTGGFGILAAFAQLGTSTSRTAICAYTMPIWATLFARLVLGERLDRWRGAALLLGMAGLGVLLWPLWDQGMPAGVLFALGSAVSWAAGTVWLKRARIHGHPLAITAWQLAAGTVAVTIGFLIDGARIGQGLHLIPAIGLAYNTLIGSALAYLLWFQTVARLPAATAGLGTLLVPVVGVLASVLLLGERPTAADLAGFALIFIAALCALGSTAGPRPAPRPAPASIPAPASPPPTSGPAS